A single window of Gadus morhua chromosome 22, gadMor3.0, whole genome shotgun sequence DNA harbors:
- the ptdss1b gene encoding phosphatidylserine synthase 1, which translates to MAAPIAPPTLEKDDTNQKLHFRMINEQQVEDICINLFYKPHTITLLTLSVLSLMYFVFARDDAHPDSNLRVGILVVVSFFLVISVLTFPNGPFTRPHPAIWRMVFGLSVLYFLFLVFLLFLNWSQVKTFMYWLDPNLRYARREVDVMEYAVNCTVITWDRVMSHFDIFAFGHFVGWAIKALVIRNYGLCWTISITWELTELFFMHLLPNFAECWWDQVILDILLCNGGGIWLGMTVCHFLEMRTYSWASIKDIHTTTGKIKRAVLQFTPASWTYVRWFDPNSSFQRLAGIYLFMILWQLTELNTFFLKHIFIFQVSHPLSLGRIFIMGSITAPTVRQYYAYLTDTQCKRVGTQCWVFGALSFLEALACVKFGLDLFCKTCIQFVVLWLFCLAVITLLCLYGMVWYEQRKMEVLSNKHRDSHSPTEPCGLIQDGLSAKELPNSTKPSTAQKRNLKKKRTVNDHRGKKI; encoded by the exons ATGGCAGCCCCGATTGCACCTCCAACTCTCGAAAAAGACGATACGAACCAAAAGTTACACTTCCGCATGATAAACGAGCAACAAGTGGAGGATATCTGTATTAACCTTTTCTATAAGCCGCATACAATTACGCTTTTAACCTTATCTGTGCTCAGTTTGATGTACTTTGTGTTTGCCAG GGACGATGCCCACCCTGACAGCAACCTCAGAGTCGGCATTCTGGTGGTGGTCTCCTTTTTTCTTGTCATCAGCGTCCTGACGTTCCCTAACG GTCCATTTACGAGGCCACATCCAGCCATATGGCGTATGGTTTTTG GTTTGAGTGTTCTTTACTTCTTGTTTcttgtcttcctcctcttccttaacTGGAGCCAAGTAAAAACTTTCATGTACTGGTTGGATCCTAACCTTCGCTATGCCAGACGGGAGGTTGATGTCATG GAATATGCTGTGAATTGTACGGTGATCACGTGGGACCGCGTCATGAGCCATTTTGACATCTTTGCGTTTGGACATTTTGTCGGATGGGCTATTAAAGCGCTGGTCATTCGCAACTATGGCCTCTGCTGGACCATCAGTATAACATGGGAACTCACTGAG TTGTTCTTCATGCATCTCCTCCCTAACTTTGCTGAGTGCTGGTGGGACCAGGTGATCCTGGACATACTGCTGTGTAATGGAGGAGGGATCTGGCTGGGCATGACCGTGTGCCACTTTCTGGAGATGCGGACCTACAGCTGGGCCAGCATCAA GGACATCCATACCACCACAGGGAAGATAAAACGGGCCGTGCTTCAGTTCACCCCGGCCAGCTGGACTTATGTCCGCTGGTTTGACCCAAACTCCTCTTTCCAGAGGCTTGCTGGCATTTACCTCTTCATGATCCTATGGCAG CTCACCGAGTTGAACACGTTCTTCCTCAAGCACATCTTCATCTTCCAGGTGTCTCACCCGCTCAGCTTAGGCCGCATCTTCATCATGGGGAGCATCACTGCTCCCACCGTGCG ACAGTATTATGCATACTTGACGGACACTCAGTGCAAAAGAGTAGGAACGCAGTGTTGGGTGTTTGG TGCTCTGTCTTTCCTGGAAGCTCTTGCCTGTGTCAAGTTTGGGCTGGACCTGTTCTGCAAAACATGTATCCAATTTGTGGTCCTATGGCTGTTTTGTCTG GCAGTCATAACACTGCTTTGTTTATATGGGATGGTTTGGTATGAGCAGAGGAAAATGGAG GTCTTGAGCAACAAGCATCGTGATTCACACAGCCCTACTGAGCCCTGTGGTTTAATACAAGATGGCCTTTCAG CTAAGGAACTCCCCAACAGTACCAAACCATCAACAGCACAAAAGAGAAACTTGAAGAAGAAGCGTACGGTTAACGACCACAGAGGGAAGAAGATATAG